From the Ictalurus furcatus strain D&B chromosome 19, Billie_1.0, whole genome shotgun sequence genome, one window contains:
- the LOC128623422 gene encoding metalloproteinase inhibitor 3 — translation MKSVCQLLSLLFVFSSLRLDELEACSCALTHPQDAFCNSDIVIRAKVVGKKLLKDGPFGTMRYTVKQMKMYKGFNTVQHVQHVYTDASESLCGVKFDINKYQYLITGRVYDGKVYTGLCNFNERWERLSLAQKKGMNHRYQLGCNCRIKPCHYLPCFVTSKNECLWTDMLSHFGYPGYQSRHYACIQQKEGYCSWYRGMTSRDKTNMNTTDP, via the exons atgaaatCCGTCTGCCAGCTGCTCAGCCTGCTGTTCGTGTTCAGCAGCTTGCGCCTGGACGAGCTGGAGGCTTGCTCATGCGCGCTCACGCACCCGCAGGACGCCTTCTGCAACTCCGATATCG TGATCCGAGCCAAAGTGGTGGGGAAGAAGTTGCTGAAGGATGGCCCGTTTGGCACCATGCGCTACACAGTCAAGCAGATGAAG ATGTACAAAGGATTCAACACAGTTCAGCATGTCCAGCACGTTTACACGGACGCTTCGGAGAGTCTGTGTGGAGTCAAGTTTGACATTAACAAATACCAGTACTTGATTACAG GTCGTGTGTATGACGGAAAGGTTTATACAGGACTCTGCAACTTTAACGAGAGGTGGGAACGTCTGTCCCTCGCTCAGAAAAAAGGAATGAACCATCGCTACCAGCTGGGCTGCAACTGCAGG ATTAAGCCCTGCCACTATTTGCCCTGCTTCGTGACCTCAAAGAACGAGTGCCTGTGGACGGACATGTTGTCACACTTCGGCTATCCTGGCTACCAGTCACGGCACTACGCCTGCATCCAGCAGAAAGAGGGCTACTGCAGCTGGTACCGGGGCATGACCTCTCGCGACAAAACCAACATGAACACCACGGATCCCTGA